A genomic window from Glycine max cultivar Williams 82 chromosome 17, Glycine_max_v4.0, whole genome shotgun sequence includes:
- the LOC100787500 gene encoding G-type lectin S-receptor-like serine/threonine-protein kinase SD2-5 yields the protein MTYNWVLWTKTMGRQWSLFSAMDTLLLCILLSSEVVLTSYQNVGKVYPGIEGSQMNWIDRYGILLESYNGEFGFGLVTTANDSTLFLLAIVHMHTPKLVWVANRELPVSNSDKFVFDEKGNVILHKGESVVWSTYTSGKGVSSMELKDTGNLVLLGNDSRVIWQSFSHPTDTLLPMQDFIEGMKLVSEPGPNNLTYVLEIESGSVILSTGLQTPQPYWSMKKDSRKKIVNKNGDVVASATLDANSWRFYDETKSLLWELDFAEESDANATWIAVLGSDGFITFSNLLSGGSIVASPTRIPQDSCSTPEPCDPYNICSGEKKCTCPSVLSSRPNCKPGFVSPCNSKSTIELVKADDRLNYFALGFVPPSSKTDLIGCKTSCSANCSCLAMFFNSSSGNCFLFDRIGSFEKSDKDSGLVSYIKVVSSEGDTRDSGSSKMQTIVVVIIVIVTLFVISGMLFVAHRCFRKKEDLLESPQEDSEDDSFLESLTGMPIRYSYTDLETATSNFSVRLGEGGFGSVYKGVLPDGTQLAVKKLEGIGQGKKEFRVEVSIIGSIHHHHLVRLKGFCAEGSHRVLAYEYMANGSLDKWIFNKNKEEFVLDWDTRYNIALGTAKGLAYLHEDCDSKIIHCDIKPENVLLDDNFRVKVSDFGLAKLMTREQSHVFTTLRGTRGYLAPEWITNCSISEKSDVYSYGMVLLEIIGGRKNYDPSETSEKSHFPSFAFKMVEEGNVREILDSKVETYENDERVHIAVNVALWCIQEDMSLRPSMTKVVQMLEGLCTVHKPPTCSVLGSRFYSTSEVGTSSGPSDCNSEANLSAVRLSGPR from the coding sequence ATGACATATAATTGGGTGTTGTGGACGAAAACCATGGGAAGACAGTGGTCTCTCTTCAGTGCCATGGATACCCTCTTGTTGTGTATCCTTCTTTCTTCTGAAGTTGTTTTGACTAGTTATCAAAACGTTGGCAAAGTTTATCCGGGAATTGAAGGTTCTCAAATGAATTGGATTGACAGGTATGGAATTTTGCTTGAGTCATATAATGGAGAATTTGGCTTTGGTTTGGTCACCACTGCAAATGACTCCACATTGTTTCTACTAGCAATAGTCCACATGCACACCCCCAAGTTGGTTTGGGTTGCAAATAGGGAACTTCCTGTTTCCAATTCTGATAAATTTGTGTTTGATGAGAAGGGCAATGTCATTTTGCATAAAGGAGAAAGTGTGGTGTGGTCTACATATACAAGTGGCAAGGGTGTTTCTTCAATGGAATTGAAGGACACTGGAAACTTGGTTTTGCTAGGGAATGATAGTAGAGTGATTTGGCAAAGTTTCAGCCACCCTACAGATACCTTGTTGCCAATGCAAGATTTCATTGAGGGAATGAAACTTGTCAGTGAACCTGGTCCTAACAACTTGACCTATGTTCTTGAGATTGAATCTGGCAGTGTCATTCTCTCCACTGGTTTACAAACTCCACAGCCTTATTGGTCTATGAAGAAGGATAGCCGCAAAAAAATTGTCAACAAAAATGGTGATGTGGTGGCTTCAGCTACTCTTGATGCAAACTCCTGGAGGTTCTATGATGAGACTAAATCCTTGTTGTGGGAATTGGATTTTGCTGAAGAATCAGATGCAAATGCCACTTGGATTGCAGTTTTGGGAAGTGATGGCTTCATCACTTTCTCCAATCTTCTAAGTGGAGGGTCAATTGTTGCTTCACCAACAAGAATACCACAAGATTCTTGCAGCACTCCAGAACCTTGTGATCCCTATAACATATGCAGTGGTGAAAAAAAGTGCACCTGCCCTTCTGTTCTTAGCTCTAGGCCTAATTGCAAACCCGGGTTTGTCTCTCCTTGCAACTCAAAAAGCACCATTGAGCTTGTAAAAGCTGATGATAGACTCAATTACTTTGCACTTGGGTTTGTTCCACCCTCTTCAAAGACTGATTTGATTGGTTGCAAAACCTCTTGCAGTGCAAATTGCTCATGCCTTGCTATGTTCTTCAACAGCAGTTCAGGGAACTGTTTCCTGTTTGACAGGATTGGAAGCTTTGAGAAATCTGACAAAGATTCGGGTTTAGTGTCCTATATTAAGGTGGTATCTAGTGAAGGAGACACTAGAGACAGTGGAAGCAGCAAAATGCAGACAATAGTTGTTGTGATCATTGTCATAGTAACATTGTTTGTCATTTCTGGTATGCTATTCGTGGCACATAGATGCTTCAGGAAAAAGGAAGATTTGCTTGAGTCTCCTCAAGAggattcagaagatgacagtttCTTGGAGAGTTTAACTGGCATGCCAATCCGTTACAGCTACACTGATCTAGAAACTGCAACAAGTAACTTCTCTGTGAGGCTTGGAGAAGGGGGTTTCGGTTCAGTATATAAAGGAGTTCTACCAGATGGGACTCAACTAGCTGTGAAGAAGTTGGAAGGAATTGGCCAAGGGAAGAAAGAGTTCAGAGTTGAAGTAAGCATTATAGGGAGCATTCATCACCACCATTTGGTAAGGCTTAAAGGTTTCTGTGCTGAAGGGTCTCATAGAGTTCTTGCTTATGAGTACATGGCTAATGGTTCATTGGATAAATGGATATTCAACAAGAACAAAGAGGAATTTGTGTTGGATTGGGATACAAGGTATAACATAGCACTTGGAACAGCAAAAGGACTTGCTTATCTACATGAAGATTGTGACTCAAAGATTATTCATTGTGACATCAAACCAGAAAATGTGCTCCTAGATGATAATTTCAGGGTCAAGGTTTCTGATTTTGGTTTGGCTAAGCTCATGACACGTGAGCAAAGCCATGTTTTCACAACACTTAGAGGCACTAGAGGGTATCTTGCACCTGAGTGGATCACAAACTGTTCCATATCAGAGAAAAGTGATGTTTATAGCTATGGTATGGTGTTGCTGGAGATCATTGGGGGGAGGAAAAACTATGATCCCAGTGAAACTTCAGAGAAATCTCATTTCCCATCTTTTGCTTTTAAGATGGTGGAAGAAGGGAATGTGAGAGAGATTCTTGACTCAAAGGTGGAAActtatgaaaatgatgaaagggTTCACATTGCTGTGAATGTTGCATTGTGGTGCATACAGGAAGACATGTCTCTTAGGCCTTCCATGACCAAAGTTGTTCAAATGTTAGAGGGTCTATGCACTGTTCATAAGCCACCAACTTGTTCTGTCCTAGGTTCTCGGTTTTATTCTACTAGTGAGGTTGGCACTTCTTCAGGGCCATCAGATTGTAACAGTGAAGCCAATCTTTCTGCTGTTAGGCTTTCAGGGCCAAGATAA